CAACAAGAAGGAATCGATAATCAGCTGAAGAAATGGAAGAATGATTTGGGCTTGATCCAAGATGTGCTTGTTGATGCAGCAAACAAGCACATAACTCAGAAAGCTGTTAGATCATGGCTAAACGATCTTCAGGAATTGGCTTATGACATGGAAGATGTAGTGGATGATATAGCCACTGAAGTTACAAAGCGCGAGCTGAATCGAAAATGTGATCCCAGCACTAGTCGTAAGTTATTTAAGAGTGTCCATGGTGTCTTTACTCATAGCGTGTACGGTCGTAATGTACGTTCAAAGCTAGAAGAGGTTACCAATAGATTGAATGAGCTTCTTGATCAGAAAAATAAACTCGGTCTGGAAGTTTACGGGAAATTCGAAACATTAGACAATTCGAACAGACGGTTGGAAACTTCACTTATTGACGAGTCCAAAGTTTTGGGTAGGGAAGGGGATAAAGAAGCGTTGCTCGAGAAGATCTTAGGGGGTGAAGCAAGTAATCAAAATGTGAGCATAGTGCCAATAGTTGGTCTCGGTGGCGTTGGCAAAACAACTCTAGCCAAACTAGTGTACAACGACAAGAAAGTTAAGGGTCACTTTGAACTCAGGGCATGGGTTTGTGTTTCTGACGTGTTCGATATATTCAGCATCAGTAAGGCCATTTATCAGTCTGTCACTGGGGAGGATAAAACATTTGCTAATCTTGATCTACTTCATGTGGCACTTAAAGAAAAATTGTCACTGAAAAGGTTCTTAATTGTTATGGACGACGTATGGAACGAAGAATACAAGGCATGGGAAACTCTTGAACAACCACTTGTTGGCTTACCTGGTAGTAAAATTATCGTGACAACCCGCAAGATGACTGTTGCATCGGTAATGACCAGTGTTCAACCTCACATTCTGAAGCCTTTGTCTGATGAATATGCTATGTCTTTATTTTCCAAATATGCTCTAGGCGAGCTTAACTTTGAGAATCACATGTCACTTAAACCATTTGCTCAAGGTATCATTGAGAAATGTGATGGTTTGCCTTTAGCTTTGATAGCACTTGGGAGGGTCTTGAAGACTAAGGGAAATGATGAAGACGAATGGGAGAAGTTGTTGAATAGTGAGATATGGAGTTTAGATGTTGGAAGTGATCATATTCTACCGGCTCTTAAGCTAAGCTATTATGATCTCCCTTGTCAACTAAAGCAACTTTTTGCCTATTGTTGTTTATTCCCAAAAGACTACGTGTTTGACAAGAATGAACTAGTGTTATTGTGGATGGCAGAGGGTTTTTTAAACTCAGCAAAAGGCAACATGTCAATGGAGAGTTTGGGTTGCCGGTATTTTGAAGAGTTACAATCAAGGTCGTTTTTTCAACATTCGGTAGATAGTGAATCCGAATACATCATGCACGACTTGATGAATGACCTGGCCATAAGTGTTGCGGGTGAGTTTTTCTATATGTTGGATGAGAAGATGGATCTAAATGGTAGGAATGAAGCTTTTGAAAAGTTCCGTCACTTTTCATTCATACGTCAAAAAGATGCTCACTTAAGAAGTTTTTCTATATATAGAAAGTTTAAGGAATTACACAGAGCTACACACTTAAGAACCTTCTTACCTGTGTCAGTGTCAAAGTTACATTTCAAATATATGTGGGAATTTAAAATCGGATTGGACAACGTTCTTGTTGATTTACTTCCAAAACTACAATCCCTAAGGGTGTTGAACTTGAGTTATTGTAACATTACTGAGGTACCAATGTTTATTGGAAATCTCAAACATATCAGGTACCTCAATTTCTCAGGAACTAGCATCAAAAGATTACCTGAACAAGTCGGTGAGCTATATAATCTACAAAGCTTGTTGGTTCGCGAGTGTGGTTATTTAGCTAGCTTACCGTTCAGTTTTGTGAAGTTAATAAACTTACGACATCTTGATTTCGAAAACACACCCCTGTTGAAGAAGACCCCATTAGGGATTGGTGAATTGACTCAGCTACAAACTCTACCGAAGGTTTTCATTGAAGGAGGTAGTGGGTTTAATTTGTCTGAACTAAAAGACCTTGTTGATCTTAAGGGTGAACTTTCCATTGAAGGGTTGGAAAAAGTGATGGATCCAATACAAGCAAAGGATGCCAACTTGCAACAAAAGAAGGGCCTTGATGATATTGTTTTGGAATGGACACATGTGTTTGATGATTCTCGAAATATGGAGACCGAATATGAAGTTCTTGAATGGCTAAGACCTCACCATAAGTTGAAAAAACTCAAGATTTTGTTCTATGGGGGAGTGAAATTTCCTACTTGGGTTGGAGATCCATCATTCAATCAGTTAAGGGAACTTACATTCAATGGTTGTAGAAGTTGTACACAATTAACAACCGGACATGGTAAAAATGCTAGAATTGGATCGTTCCCTCAACTTGTTAAACTACACTTAACAGATTTTCCGAAACTGGCCGAGGTTTCATTTGGATTTTTACCGTCACTTGAGGTACTACATATGGAAGGTTGTCCGAAACTGGCAAAGTTGTCAATTGGATCATTACCGTTACTTGAGGTTTTAAATATTGAAGGATGCTCTGAAGAAGTGTTAAGATCCATAATTTGTGCATCTTATTCAATCCGTAAGTTGAAAATGACTTGTATTGAAGGACTTACGAAACTGGATGGAGATGTTTTGAAACATCTCAAGGCACTTGAATATCTATATATTTCTAGATGTGATGAATTGAGATACTTGTGTGATTCGGAATCGAAGGCATATGGGCTTCTTgtgagtttacaaaagttgtatgtAAGTGGTTGTAATAAGTTGGTATCAATGGGAGAGAAAGAGGAGGTTAGTGTTATTGTGGGGAGTAACAACATTGACAAAGGATCTGTTCTTAGATATGTGACTCTTTGGGGTTGTAATTCATTGAAGAGTTACAATTGCCCTAATAGTGTTGTGAAGTTGGAGATCTATCATTGTGATTCATTGACATCATTGATATTGGGATCAATGGTAAAGAAAGTGGATCTCGCATCCTCTCTCAAGTCTCTTGTAATATGGTATTGCAAGAATTTGAAGTCATTTTCTCATGAACATTTGCAAGGTCTCACATGTTTGGAAAAGATGAACATATATAATTGTCCAAGCATAGATGGTTCATTTCCATGTGGATTGTGGCCTCCTAATTTAAGGAAGCTAGAAATAGGAGAATTGAAGAAGCCAATGTCAAAGTGGGGGCTTCAGAATTACCCGACCTCACTTGTTCAACTAACATTATGGGGTAAAGATTCAGGAGTGAAATCATTTGCAATGAAAGAAGATGCAATGAATAATAGCAATTCAACATCATTTCTTCTTCCACCATCTCTAACTAGTTTAAATATCTATTATTTTAAGGATGTGAAATCATTTACAGAGTTCGTACAACACCTCACTCACCTTCAACAACTAGAGATTTGTTGGTGCCCTAACATTAAAGATGTGCCAAAGACAACTCCATCTTTGAAAGTGACGGTGCATATGTAGAGAAGGAGCTCCAGATGTATTAATTGGTACGTGAAATAACAtcatggtattttttttttttttttttttaattttttttttttttttaattttttttttgcaagGCACTATAAACTAATAAAGTTGTGTATTAATTGGTTTGGCACTTTTGTTTTGCAAGGTTTTGTATATTTTTTTACTTTGGTTATCTTGCCCTATGTAGCTAATAAACTAGCCCTCTACCTGTTTGATACATTTTCTTGTATTATTTTAATTAATGTTTAAAATGTTTTAGGAAATATATGAAAATACACTAGACAACATATGTGTTACAAAAACTATCAAGTATTTTACACAATCTGAAATTAGTATGCTAATTTGGGAATTTCATATGATATGTTTGGCAGGTGATTCATCTCGTGCAAACATGGGGACTGACGGCTTTCAAAACACCATAGGAGAAGCGGTGCAAAAGTTTCAGAGTTTGTTGTGATTATAAGTTGAAAATTGTGTTTGCGATGTGATTTTGTAATAATTTATGAAGATTTTCACAAATCCATGTTGATGGCAAATTAGCTGCACTTTTAATGTATCCTGTTTATTGAGCTATGAAGGTTATTAGTTAGATCATGTATTCCTTATGTATTTCAAGGTGACAACAAATATATTGCACTCAGGTATTTTTATACTTATCATCTTTAGCTCAACATTTTAACAATATGATTATGTTGCAACTTATTAGAAGCTATAGATGACTACCTAATAAATTTGTGTTGCGACTTTTCAAAAGTATGAAGTGAATGTGAATCAATGAATGGCAATAAATTGACTTAGATGATCATCATTTGTACAATCATATTGAAACTGAAGGTCTTAGAAATTTGCAGGATTTGTGAAAATTGTGCAAATTCCCCCATTTTAAACACAAAAATGATCCATCTGCATTTGCATTTGTATCAGTCTTGAACTGAGAACCAGCTCAGGTTTGCATAACCAGCTTCCACAAGAGGCACATTATCGCCATGTTTCTAtgaccaaaaaaaaaaatataaaaaacaaaacaaaaaaaaaaaaaaaataaaaccagTAGAACCCTGTCTATAAAAACCAGACACAGAAAAATGGGTTTAAATTTCTGTCCAACCCATCTGTTATCGAAGGGGTCAGAATTGTCACCCGACCAGTTTGCTGTCAAATGGGTTAGAATTGCCACCCTAACCTGTCTGCAGTTTGGGACAAACTGTCTACATTGTGGATCGTTGTCTACCATTAGGTCATTTTGTGCTATTAGGCCCTTATATGATCTGGTTTATAAGCATTAACGATCTGGTTTATGGGTCGTTGTCTGCCATTAGCTTTGTCTACATTATGCAAGCCTTAATGACCTGGTTTGGCTATAACTTAAAAGCATCTAATACATCATTGTTTACAAAACCATGTTGTGTAACAATAACACCATTATTCAGAAGAGTACAACTTATACGTGTGTAATTACTCCACTACATTAAGTTTCATGAAAGGCCTTTTACCATCCGAGTAATAGCATCGAGATCAATGTCACAAATTGGAAGTTCTAAACCCTTGCTTGGTATACATTTTTTATCTGTTTTTCTGCCTAGAAGAAATGGCAATATAAATAAATTACACATATTATTCTTAAGTTGAAAAACAAATGAATTCATTAGTACCTGTTTAGAGTATTCAACACCACTAGCAACATACGATGTTGCTATAGATTCTATCTTGTCTTCAATGCTCGCCTGGCGTACAATGCACGAGAGTTCAAAAAATTCGTTCAATGATCAGTTGTGTTTAGATAATTGAGAATCAAATTGGTTTGTTTTGGAGTGTTCAAAtggaagcttcaaggaattgtaaTAAGAAGATGGAGTTGTTACTTATTCCTTATAATAAGAAGGGTCGATAAGGGTAAACCCAGGGgcaaaatttatttattttaatcatatATTTTTAACACCTCAAGAATCAAAATTCAAACTCAAGAAAACCCAATTCCTCAAAAAGATGTTTAGAAAATGAACCCAATTGTAAACTCTCATAGAAAATTTATAGAACAGAATAAGAAAAATAACACTGATGCTTAATTCCAAAATGGAAAGTATTGTCAGTAGAGACTTGAATGAAAGGAACATAGAAGGGGATCGTTTACCTCGTTCGACGATTATAGTGACATTGACATAAAAGGTTGTAAGAGATTCAAAATACAATGACACTAAATTTTCCATCAACGATTATTCAACCCTACTCGTGATATTCTTttgattatgaatttttagtttcaAAAGTTGTAGTTTTCGGTTTGACGTCTTGCGTATCA
This genomic stretch from Rutidosis leptorrhynchoides isolate AG116_Rl617_1_P2 chromosome 11, CSIRO_AGI_Rlap_v1, whole genome shotgun sequence harbors:
- the LOC139876372 gene encoding putative disease resistance RPP13-like protein 1; the encoded protein is MAMGEMVVSSVVSVLIEKLISGPLMNFAQQEGIDNQLKKWKNDLGLIQDVLVDAANKHITQKAVRSWLNDLQELAYDMEDVVDDIATEVTKRELNRKCDPSTSRKLFKSVHGVFTHSVYGRNVRSKLEEVTNRLNELLDQKNKLGLEVYGKFETLDNSNRRLETSLIDESKVLGREGDKEALLEKILGGEASNQNVSIVPIVGLGGVGKTTLAKLVYNDKKVKGHFELRAWVCVSDVFDIFSISKAIYQSVTGEDKTFANLDLLHVALKEKLSLKRFLIVMDDVWNEEYKAWETLEQPLVGLPGSKIIVTTRKMTVASVMTSVQPHILKPLSDEYAMSLFSKYALGELNFENHMSLKPFAQGIIEKCDGLPLALIALGRVLKTKGNDEDEWEKLLNSEIWSLDVGSDHILPALKLSYYDLPCQLKQLFAYCCLFPKDYVFDKNELVLLWMAEGFLNSAKGNMSMESLGCRYFEELQSRSFFQHSVDSESEYIMHDLMNDLAISVAGEFFYMLDEKMDLNGRNEAFEKFRHFSFIRQKDAHLRSFSIYRKFKELHRATHLRTFLPVSVSKLHFKYMWEFKIGLDNVLVDLLPKLQSLRVLNLSYCNITEVPMFIGNLKHIRYLNFSGTSIKRLPEQVGELYNLQSLLVRECGYLASLPFSFVKLINLRHLDFENTPLLKKTPLGIGELTQLQTLPKVFIEGGSGFNLSELKDLVDLKGELSIEGLEKVMDPIQAKDANLQQKKGLDDIVLEWTHVFDDSRNMETEYEVLEWLRPHHKLKKLKILFYGGVKFPTWVGDPSFNQLRELTFNGCRSCTQLTTGHGKNARIGSFPQLVKLHLTDFPKLAEVSFGFLPSLEVLHMEGCPKLAKLSIGSLPLLEVLNIEGCSEEVLRSIICASYSIRKLKMTCIEGLTKLDGDVLKHLKALEYLYISRCDELRYLCDSESKAYGLLVSLQKLYVSGCNKLVSMGEKEEVSVIVGSNNIDKGSVLRYVTLWGCNSLKSYNCPNSVVKLEIYHCDSLTSLILGSMVKKVDLASSLKSLVIWYCKNLKSFSHEHLQGLTCLEKMNIYNCPSIDGSFPCGLWPPNLRKLEIGELKKPMSKWGLQNYPTSLVQLTLWGKDSGVKSFAMKEDAMNNSNSTSFLLPPSLTSLNIYYFKDVKSFTEFVQHLTHLQQLEICWCPNIKDVPKTTPSLKVTVHM